In Streptomyces sp. NBC_00306, a single genomic region encodes these proteins:
- a CDS encoding DUF3068 domain-containing protein, whose amino-acid sequence MRRRASLVLLAFAVFFAALSPLLRWYAFPRLAKVPPGQYQEMVLEAKPATLLDYGTLQAKEVEKVTIVQTLKGNVEESERIERSAGRDVVVWDSLSYVQGPDGAMVSAIPERYIFDAHSQAPVHATGEAVDGQAVRREGIEFKWPFLTEKRDYEYFDAQTRRSAPIHYRGTRTFRGLDVYYFEQTIPWTKVPYPKKMPIPGVDASTLEKQTGTSRWYTTKRMFWVDPVTGAPVNGEEIHQEELRGGTLLGGRDKVTAFSGHVKMRPDYLDHTVALVTSQRRLVLLMTSYLPWGFLVLGGGLLALALVLEARSRRPREPSADREPEPVGA is encoded by the coding sequence ATGCGCCGCCGCGCCAGTCTCGTACTCCTCGCCTTCGCCGTCTTCTTCGCCGCGCTCTCACCGCTGCTGCGCTGGTACGCCTTTCCGCGGCTCGCCAAGGTTCCGCCGGGCCAGTACCAGGAGATGGTGCTGGAGGCGAAGCCCGCGACCCTCCTCGACTACGGCACCCTCCAGGCGAAGGAGGTCGAGAAGGTCACCATCGTGCAGACGCTCAAGGGCAATGTGGAGGAGTCGGAGCGGATCGAGCGCAGCGCCGGACGCGATGTCGTCGTCTGGGACTCGCTCTCCTACGTCCAGGGCCCCGACGGGGCGATGGTCTCCGCGATTCCCGAGCGGTACATCTTCGACGCCCACAGCCAGGCACCCGTCCACGCCACCGGCGAGGCGGTCGACGGTCAGGCGGTGCGGCGCGAGGGCATCGAGTTCAAGTGGCCCTTCCTCACCGAGAAGCGGGACTACGAGTACTTCGACGCGCAGACGAGGAGGTCCGCGCCCATCCACTACCGGGGGACCAGGACCTTCCGGGGCTTGGACGTCTACTACTTCGAGCAGACGATCCCGTGGACGAAGGTGCCCTACCCGAAGAAGATGCCCATCCCCGGCGTCGACGCGAGCACCCTGGAGAAGCAGACCGGAACCTCCCGCTGGTACACCACCAAACGCATGTTCTGGGTCGACCCGGTCACCGGCGCGCCCGTCAACGGCGAGGAGATCCACCAGGAGGAGCTGCGCGGCGGCACCTTGCTGGGCGGCCGGGACAAGGTGACCGCCTTCTCCGGTCATGTGAAGATGCGCCCCGACTACCTCGACCACACGGTCGCCCTCGTCACGTCCCAGCGGCGGCTGGTGCTCCTCATGACCTCGTATCTGCCGTGGGGCTTCCTCGTCCTGGGCGGCGGACTCCTCGCCCTCGCCTTGGTGCTCGAGGCCCGCAGCCGCCGGCCACGAGAGCCCTCGGCGGACCGCGAGCCGGAGCCCGTCGGGGCCTGA
- a CDS encoding SPW_0924 family protein, with translation MRALVAAAIGLAAALALVLTVTAMGSPPGETSPKPLLTTVPGPKK, from the coding sequence ATGCGCGCACTCGTCGCCGCCGCCATCGGGCTGGCCGCCGCCCTCGCCCTCGTCCTCACGGTCACGGCGATGGGGTCACCCCCGGGCGAGACCTCCCCGAAGCCGCTGCTGACCACCGTCCCCGGCCCCAAGAAGTAG
- a CDS encoding lytic transglycosylase domain-containing protein — MAAQFGRRLRRGATTTAVAAAAVAALSASQAPGITHATTGDSQGASDATPPPGTPVTGNSPYYTDLPPLNTPDKPGTSVDLPATGTAEAGIPATVLAAYKQAQQTIAASDPGCHVPWQLLAAIGKVESGQARGGKVDADGTTFSPILGPVLNGVGFANISDTDNGAFDGDSTHDRAVGPMQFIPSTWATWGQDANGDGRKDPNNIYDAALAAGRYLCAGDRDLGVKSHLDRAILGYNHSQEYLRTVLSWFDYYKRGTHEVPDGTGVLPDTSGPDSFPAGAETLPSPSPTPPSTPGTTPKPTPPAKPGGGTKPPTTPPPTTTPPSPITRIERAGAAELTAMAGRDFAEKATVRVKNAAGRTVAKQPVRFEIVGDTDARFAGGKASTVAATGADGTVAAPVIKAGEKTGTFTVRASVVGRTLPPVSFTGTVVPRAADAIRRTSHEVLTAAPGAEFAQAVELKATYQGSAAEGVAVTATLIKSAEDPTANDKGPYFKGPEDKPVRTLTDLKTRADGLLTLPKIFADGETGTFLLRLTTAGGGTVTIELKVVAPDTPTTPPATPPATPSAPASPAA, encoded by the coding sequence ATGGCAGCGCAATTCGGCCGCCGGCTGCGCAGGGGAGCGACCACGACCGCAGTGGCCGCGGCTGCTGTGGCCGCACTCTCCGCCTCACAGGCGCCCGGCATCACGCATGCCACCACGGGTGACAGCCAGGGGGCGTCCGACGCCACGCCGCCGCCGGGCACCCCGGTCACCGGCAACTCCCCCTACTACACCGACCTGCCGCCGCTCAACACCCCCGACAAGCCCGGCACCTCGGTCGACCTGCCGGCGACCGGAACGGCGGAAGCGGGCATACCCGCGACCGTCCTCGCCGCCTACAAGCAGGCCCAGCAGACCATCGCGGCCTCGGACCCCGGCTGCCATGTGCCGTGGCAACTGCTCGCCGCCATCGGCAAGGTGGAGTCCGGCCAGGCGCGCGGCGGCAAGGTCGACGCCGACGGCACCACCTTCTCGCCGATCCTCGGCCCCGTGCTCAACGGCGTCGGCTTCGCGAACATATCGGACACCGACAACGGTGCCTTCGACGGCGACTCGACGCACGACCGCGCGGTCGGCCCGATGCAGTTCATCCCCTCCACCTGGGCGACGTGGGGCCAGGACGCCAACGGCGACGGCCGCAAGGACCCGAACAACATCTACGACGCGGCGCTGGCCGCGGGCCGTTACCTCTGCGCGGGCGACCGGGACCTCGGGGTCAAGTCGCACCTCGACCGCGCGATCCTCGGCTACAACCACTCCCAGGAGTACCTGCGGACGGTGCTGTCCTGGTTCGACTACTACAAGCGCGGTACGCACGAGGTCCCGGACGGCACCGGCGTCCTGCCCGACACGAGCGGGCCCGACTCCTTCCCCGCCGGCGCCGAGACGCTGCCCTCGCCCTCCCCGACGCCGCCCAGCACTCCGGGGACGACGCCCAAGCCGACGCCGCCGGCCAAGCCCGGTGGCGGCACCAAGCCGCCGACCACGCCCCCGCCGACCACGACGCCGCCGTCGCCGATCACCCGCATCGAGCGGGCCGGCGCGGCAGAGCTGACCGCCATGGCGGGGCGCGACTTCGCCGAGAAGGCCACCGTCCGCGTGAAGAACGCCGCGGGCCGCACGGTCGCCAAGCAGCCTGTCCGCTTCGAGATCGTCGGGGACACCGACGCCCGCTTCGCCGGCGGCAAGGCGAGCACCGTCGCCGCCACCGGCGCCGACGGCACCGTGGCCGCGCCCGTCATCAAGGCCGGTGAGAAGACCGGCACGTTCACCGTGCGGGCCTCGGTCGTGGGACGCACGCTTCCTCCCGTCAGCTTCACCGGCACCGTCGTACCGCGTGCCGCGGACGCGATCCGCCGGACCAGCCACGAGGTGCTGACGGCCGCGCCCGGCGCGGAGTTCGCGCAGGCGGTCGAGCTCAAGGCCACGTACCAGGGCTCCGCGGCCGAAGGCGTCGCGGTCACCGCCACGCTCATCAAGAGCGCGGAGGACCCGACGGCGAACGACAAGGGTCCGTACTTCAAGGGCCCCGAGGACAAGCCGGTCCGCACGCTCACGGACCTCAAGACCCGCGCCGACGGCCTGCTGACCCTCCCGAAGATCTTCGCGGACGGCGAGACCGGCACCTTCCTCCTGCGGCTCACCACCGCCGGCGGCGGCACGGTGACCATCGAGCTCAAGGTGGTCGCACCGGACACCCCGACGACCCCGCCCGCGACGCCGCCCGCCACACCGAGCGCTCCGGCGTCCCCGGCCGCCTGA
- the hrpB gene encoding ATP-dependent helicase HrpB, with protein MSEDDGLGIRTGEAERLPVRSALPALEQALDTHGCAVLCAPPGTGKTTLVPLVLAGRGARVVVAEPRRIAARAAARRMAWLLGERVGRRVGFTVRGERVVSAETVVEVVTTGVLLQRLQRDQELAGIDAVILDECHERHLDADTVAAFLLDVRAALRPELKLVAASATTDAEGWARLLGDAPVVEAQGTTHPVQVVWAPPARPVRPPHGMRVDPALLTHVASVIRRALAEQSGDVLCFLPGVGEIGRVAGQLGGADAEVLQVHGRAPAAVQDAVLAGSAGVRRVVLATSVAESSLTVPGVRTVVDAGLAREPRMDHARGLSALTTVRVSQAAARQRAGRAGREAPGTVYRCWSEAEDGRLVRFPSPEIKVADLTAFALQTACWGDPSATGLALLDQPPAGAMSSARSVLSAIGAVDEEGRATQRGTTLSRIGVHPRLARALLDGAPEVGARRAAEVVALLSEEPPREYGDDLAAAWRTARRGGDAYAGRWTSEARRLQSSLAGAGGHDPGEGSQGGAGQGEDAVAGLVTALAFPERIARARGEGAFLMASGTGAELAEGSRLRTSGWLAVAVADRPSAAASARVRLAAVVDEDTARRAAAHLLAAGEEVHWENGDVVARDVRRLGAIELSARALRNPDPALVRAALLDGLHREGLGLLHWTRDAEGLRERLAFLHRELGEPWPDVSDTALLDRACEWLEPELSRARRRSDVGRVPAGQALQRLLPWAGGEASRLDELAPERIEVPSGSRIRVAYGGAQPVLAVKLQELFGLRETPRVAGVPVLVHLLSPAGRPAAVTADLASFWKDGYAAVRAELRGRYPKHPWPQDPSAAEPTRHTKARQDRQSRG; from the coding sequence GTGAGCGAGGACGACGGGCTCGGTATACGGACGGGGGAGGCGGAGCGGCTGCCGGTGCGTTCGGCGCTGCCGGCGCTGGAGCAGGCGCTCGACACGCACGGCTGCGCGGTGCTCTGCGCTCCTCCCGGGACGGGCAAGACAACGCTCGTACCGCTCGTGCTCGCCGGGCGTGGCGCGCGGGTCGTGGTCGCCGAGCCGCGCCGGATCGCGGCCCGGGCGGCGGCGCGGCGCATGGCCTGGCTGCTCGGCGAGCGGGTGGGGCGGAGAGTCGGCTTCACCGTCCGCGGTGAACGAGTGGTCTCGGCCGAGACGGTCGTCGAGGTGGTCACCACCGGTGTGCTGCTCCAGCGGCTCCAGCGTGACCAGGAGCTGGCCGGAATCGATGCGGTGATCCTCGACGAGTGCCACGAGCGGCATCTCGACGCGGACACGGTGGCCGCGTTCCTCCTGGACGTACGGGCCGCGCTGCGGCCGGAACTGAAACTGGTGGCGGCGTCGGCGACCACCGATGCCGAGGGCTGGGCGCGACTGCTCGGCGACGCCCCGGTGGTCGAGGCGCAGGGCACCACGCATCCGGTTCAGGTGGTGTGGGCCCCGCCCGCGCGGCCGGTGCGGCCGCCGCACGGCATGCGGGTGGATCCCGCGCTGCTGACGCATGTGGCCTCGGTGATCCGGCGGGCGCTGGCCGAACAGAGCGGGGATGTCCTGTGCTTTCTGCCCGGAGTCGGGGAGATCGGCAGGGTCGCCGGACAGCTGGGCGGTGCGGACGCGGAGGTGCTCCAGGTCCACGGGCGCGCTCCGGCGGCGGTGCAGGACGCGGTGCTGGCGGGCTCGGCGGGTGTCCGGCGGGTGGTGCTGGCGACCTCGGTGGCCGAATCGAGCCTGACGGTGCCGGGTGTGCGAACCGTCGTGGACGCGGGGCTGGCGCGCGAGCCCCGCATGGACCACGCCCGAGGACTGAGCGCGCTCACCACGGTCCGCGTCTCACAGGCGGCGGCCCGCCAGCGGGCGGGCCGCGCCGGCCGGGAGGCCCCGGGCACGGTGTACCGCTGCTGGTCCGAGGCGGAGGACGGCCGGCTGGTCCGCTTCCCCTCCCCCGAGATCAAGGTCGCCGATCTGACGGCCTTCGCGTTGCAGACCGCATGCTGGGGCGACCCGTCCGCCACCGGGCTCGCCCTGCTGGACCAGCCGCCGGCCGGTGCGATGTCGTCGGCGCGCTCGGTGCTGTCCGCGATCGGTGCGGTGGACGAGGAGGGCCGTGCGACGCAGCGCGGCACCACGCTCTCCCGCATCGGTGTCCACCCCCGGCTGGCGCGGGCTCTCCTGGACGGCGCGCCGGAGGTGGGCGCGCGCCGCGCGGCGGAGGTGGTGGCGTTGCTGAGCGAGGAGCCGCCACGGGAGTACGGGGACGATCTGGCGGCGGCCTGGCGCACGGCGCGGCGCGGCGGCGACGCGTATGCGGGCCGGTGGACCTCGGAGGCCCGCCGACTGCAGTCGTCACTGGCGGGAGCAGGCGGCCATGACCCGGGGGAGGGGAGCCAGGGCGGGGCCGGTCAGGGCGAGGACGCCGTCGCGGGGCTCGTGACGGCGCTCGCGTTTCCCGAGCGCATCGCCCGGGCCCGCGGCGAGGGCGCCTTTCTGATGGCTTCCGGAACCGGGGCGGAGCTCGCGGAGGGATCCCGCCTGCGGACGTCCGGCTGGCTGGCGGTCGCGGTGGCCGACCGCCCGTCCGCCGCCGCCTCGGCCCGCGTACGTCTCGCCGCCGTCGTCGACGAGGACACCGCCCGCAGAGCCGCGGCCCATCTCCTCGCCGCCGGCGAGGAGGTCCACTGGGAGAACGGGGACGTCGTCGCCCGGGACGTCCGGCGGCTCGGGGCGATCGAGCTGTCCGCCCGCGCCCTCAGGAACCCGGACCCCGCTCTCGTCCGTGCCGCCCTGCTCGACGGGCTGCACCGTGAGGGGCTCGGCCTGCTGCACTGGACGCGGGACGCGGAAGGGCTGCGCGAACGCCTCGCCTTTTTGCACCGGGAGCTCGGCGAGCCCTGGCCGGACGTGTCGGACACGGCGCTGCTGGACCGCGCCTGCGAGTGGCTGGAACCCGAGCTGTCACGGGCCCGTCGGCGATCCGATGTCGGGCGTGTCCCGGCGGGGCAGGCGTTGCAGCGGCTGCTGCCCTGGGCGGGCGGTGAGGCCTCCCGGCTCGACGAGCTCGCGCCGGAGCGTATCGAGGTGCCGAGCGGCTCGCGGATCCGTGTCGCGTACGGGGGTGCGCAGCCCGTCCTCGCGGTGAAGCTCCAGGAACTGTTCGGGCTGCGCGAGACACCGCGCGTGGCGGGCGTACCCGTCCTGGTCCATCTGCTCTCCCCCGCGGGCCGCCCCGCGGCCGTCACCGCCGACCTGGCGTCGTTCTGGAAGGACGGATACGCGGCCGTACGGGCCGAACTGCGCGGCCGCTACCCCAAGCACCCCTGGCCGCAGGACCCTTCGGCCGCGGAGCCGACCCGGCACACGAAGGCGCGTCAGGACCGGCAGAGCCGGGGCTGA
- the polA gene encoding DNA polymerase I has protein sequence MDGHSLAYRAFFALPAENFTTASGQTTNAIYGFASMLANTLRDEAPTHFAVAFDVSRKTWRSQDFPEYKANRSKTPDEFKGQVELIGELLDTMNAVRFAVDGFEADDVIATLATQAEAAGFDVLIVTGDRDSFQLVSDHTTVLYPTKGVSELTRFTPAKVQEKYGLSPQQYPDFAALRGDPSDNLPGIPGVGEKTATKWIAQYGSFAELVERADEVKGKVGQALRDHLESVKLNRHLTELVRDVELSKGVTELERAPYDRTALKGFLEVLEIRNPSLRERLLAVDPGAEEDEAPAPDAGVELDGSVLGAGELAPWLAEHGTQLLGVATVTAWGLGVGSVSEVALAAAGGAAAWFDTTQLDEADERAFAAWIADPARPKVMHSAKEALRVFPEHGWDIAGVTMDTALAAYLVKPGRRSFALDALSVEYLHRELAPATADGQLAFGTDESAEADALMAQARAVLDLGEAFGEKLKEVGAAELLHDVELPTSLLLARMERHGIAADRAHLEAMEVQFAGAVQQAVKEAHAAVGHEFNLGSPKQLQEVFFGELNLPKTKKTKTGYTTDADALAWLAAQTEHELPVIMLRHREQARLRSTVEGLIKTIAADGRVHTTFSQTVAATGRLSSTDPNLQNVPVRTDEGRAIRRGFVVGEGFESLMTADYSQIELRVMAHLSEDEGLLEAFASGEDLHNTVASQVFEVAPSAVDAEMRRKIKAMSYGLAYGLSAFGLSQQLNIEAGEARALMDTYFERFGGVRDYLRRVVDEARATGYTATMLGRRRYLPDLNSDNRQRREAAERMALNAPIQGTAADIVKVAMLRVDRALREEELTSRLLLQVHDEIVLEIAPGEREQVETIVRREMSAATSLRAPLDVSVGVGTDWESAAH, from the coding sequence ATGGACGGGCACTCCCTGGCGTACCGGGCGTTCTTCGCGCTGCCCGCGGAGAACTTCACGACCGCGAGCGGCCAGACGACCAATGCCATCTACGGCTTCGCGTCGATGCTGGCGAACACGCTGCGCGACGAGGCGCCCACGCATTTCGCCGTGGCCTTCGACGTGTCCCGCAAGACCTGGCGCTCCCAGGACTTCCCCGAGTACAAGGCGAACCGCTCCAAGACGCCCGACGAGTTCAAGGGCCAGGTCGAGCTGATCGGCGAGCTGCTGGACACGATGAACGCCGTGCGGTTCGCCGTGGACGGCTTCGAGGCGGACGACGTCATCGCCACGCTCGCCACCCAGGCCGAGGCCGCGGGCTTCGACGTGCTGATCGTCACCGGCGACCGCGACTCCTTCCAGCTCGTGAGCGATCACACCACCGTGCTCTACCCCACCAAGGGCGTTTCGGAGCTGACCCGCTTCACCCCGGCCAAGGTCCAGGAGAAGTACGGACTGAGCCCGCAGCAGTACCCCGACTTCGCGGCCCTGCGCGGTGACCCGTCGGACAACCTGCCGGGCATCCCGGGCGTCGGCGAGAAGACGGCCACCAAGTGGATCGCCCAGTACGGCTCGTTCGCCGAGCTGGTCGAGCGCGCCGACGAGGTCAAGGGCAAGGTCGGCCAGGCCCTGCGCGACCACCTGGAGTCGGTCAAGCTCAACCGCCATCTCACCGAGCTGGTGCGGGACGTCGAGCTGTCGAAGGGCGTCACCGAGCTGGAGCGCGCGCCGTACGACCGGACCGCGCTGAAGGGCTTCCTGGAAGTCCTCGAGATCCGCAATCCGAGCCTGCGCGAGCGGCTGCTCGCCGTGGACCCGGGCGCCGAGGAGGACGAGGCCCCCGCCCCGGACGCCGGTGTCGAGCTGGACGGCAGTGTCCTGGGCGCCGGCGAGCTGGCCCCCTGGCTGGCGGAGCACGGCACCCAGCTGCTCGGCGTCGCCACCGTCACCGCCTGGGGACTCGGCGTCGGCAGCGTCAGCGAGGTCGCGCTGGCCGCGGCCGGTGGAGCGGCCGCCTGGTTCGACACCACACAGCTGGACGAGGCCGACGAGCGCGCCTTCGCCGCCTGGATCGCCGACCCTGCCAGGCCCAAGGTCATGCACAGCGCCAAGGAAGCGCTGCGGGTCTTCCCGGAGCACGGCTGGGACATCGCCGGCGTCACCATGGACACCGCCCTCGCCGCCTATCTGGTCAAGCCCGGGCGCCGTTCCTTCGCGCTGGACGCACTGTCCGTCGAGTACCTCCACCGCGAGCTCGCCCCGGCCACCGCCGACGGCCAGCTGGCGTTCGGCACCGACGAGAGCGCCGAGGCCGACGCGCTGATGGCACAGGCCCGCGCGGTGCTCGACCTCGGGGAGGCGTTCGGCGAGAAGCTGAAGGAGGTCGGCGCCGCCGAGCTGCTGCACGACGTGGAGCTGCCCACCTCGCTGCTGCTCGCCCGGATGGAGCGGCACGGCATCGCGGCCGACCGCGCCCATCTGGAGGCGATGGAGGTGCAGTTCGCGGGCGCCGTGCAGCAGGCGGTGAAGGAGGCGCACGCCGCGGTGGGCCACGAGTTCAACCTCGGTTCGCCCAAGCAGCTCCAGGAAGTCTTCTTCGGCGAGCTGAATCTCCCCAAGACCAAGAAGACCAAGACCGGTTACACCACGGACGCGGACGCGCTGGCCTGGCTGGCGGCCCAGACCGAGCACGAACTGCCGGTCATCATGCTGCGCCACCGTGAGCAGGCCCGCCTGCGGTCCACGGTCGAGGGGCTGATCAAGACGATCGCGGCCGACGGCCGGGTCCACACCACCTTCAGCCAGACCGTCGCGGCCACCGGCCGGCTGTCCTCCACCGACCCGAACCTGCAGAACGTGCCGGTGCGCACCGACGAGGGGCGCGCCATCCGCCGCGGCTTCGTCGTCGGCGAGGGCTTCGAGTCGCTGATGACCGCCGACTACAGCCAGATCGAGCTGCGGGTCATGGCCCATCTCTCCGAGGACGAGGGGCTGCTGGAGGCCTTCGCCTCCGGTGAGGACCTGCACAACACCGTCGCCTCCCAGGTGTTCGAGGTCGCGCCGTCCGCGGTCGACGCGGAGATGCGCCGGAAGATCAAGGCCATGTCGTACGGCCTGGCGTACGGGCTCTCGGCGTTCGGCCTCTCCCAGCAGCTGAACATCGAGGCGGGCGAGGCGCGCGCCCTGATGGACACCTACTTCGAGCGGTTCGGCGGCGTGCGTGACTATCTGCGCCGTGTCGTGGACGAGGCGCGGGCGACGGGGTACACCGCGACGATGCTCGGCCGTCGCCGCTATCTCCCCGACCTCAACAGCGACAACCGCCAGCGCCGTGAGGCGGCCGAGCGGATGGCGCTGAACGCCCCGATCCAGGGCACCGCGGCGGACATCGTCAAGGTCGCCATGCTCCGGGTGGACCGGGCCCTGCGCGAGGAGGAGCTCACCTCGCGGCTGCTGCTCCAGGTCCATGACGAAATCGTGCTGGAGATCGCCCCGGGCGAGCGCGAGCAGGTGGAGACGATCGTCCGCCGGGAGATGTCGGCGGCCACGTCGCTGCGCGCGCCGCTGGACGTCTCGGTGGGTGTCGGCACGGACTGGGAGTCCGCGGCGCACTGA
- a CDS encoding DUF4184 family protein — MPFTLSHAAAVLPGIRRDGRARGPLLASALVTGSLAPDMTYFAATAVPGAMEFGEFTHAPAGVLTVDVAVAAALVAVWLMVRDPLLALLPTRWQGRVHACVRGEGGSGRRDLAFGFRFYVSAVLGALTHVVWDAFTHHDRWGTRVLPVLNETVAGLGLFQYAQYGSSALALVVLGWFLMSALRRQPAAAPPASVPVLDSRGRRLAVALLGGCVLLGVVQRCARWYAYYGHISSPLDIIPTACFGAGAGLAVGMVVYGAGMRLRARAVERV, encoded by the coding sequence ATGCCGTTCACGCTGAGCCACGCCGCCGCGGTGCTGCCCGGCATCCGCCGGGACGGACGGGCGCGCGGACCGCTGCTCGCCTCGGCGCTCGTGACGGGTTCGCTCGCGCCGGACATGACGTACTTCGCGGCGACGGCGGTGCCCGGGGCCATGGAGTTCGGGGAGTTCACGCATGCGCCGGCCGGTGTGCTGACCGTCGATGTGGCCGTCGCGGCCGCGCTGGTGGCGGTGTGGCTGATGGTGCGTGACCCGCTGCTGGCCCTGCTGCCCACCCGCTGGCAGGGGCGCGTCCACGCCTGCGTCCGGGGCGAGGGCGGGAGCGGCCGGCGGGACCTGGCCTTCGGGTTCCGCTTCTATGTCTCGGCCGTGCTCGGCGCGCTCACGCATGTGGTGTGGGACGCCTTCACCCATCACGACCGCTGGGGTACCCGGGTGCTGCCGGTGCTCAACGAGACGGTGGCCGGTCTCGGGCTCTTCCAGTACGCGCAGTACGGCAGTTCGGCGCTCGCGCTGGTGGTGCTCGGCTGGTTCCTGATGTCCGCGCTGCGGCGGCAGCCCGCGGCCGCGCCGCCGGCGTCCGTGCCGGTGCTCGACAGCCGGGGGCGGCGGCTCGCCGTGGCCCTGCTGGGAGGTTGCGTCCTGCTCGGCGTCGTCCAGCGGTGTGCTCGCTGGTACGCGTACTACGGGCACATCAGCTCGCCCCTGGACATCATCCCGACGGCCTGCTTCGGGGCGGGTGCGGGGCTCGCGGTGGGCATGGTGGTGTACGGGGCGGGAATGCGCCTGCGCGCACGGGCGGTTGAACGCGTCTGA